The sequence below is a genomic window from Coffea arabica cultivar ET-39 chromosome 8e, Coffea Arabica ET-39 HiFi, whole genome shotgun sequence.
TGGAAAAAATTTCAGAGGCCTTTTCACCATTTGAGCCAAACTAAAGCAAACAAAACTGTTAGTGCTTTTATTAATACTATAACAACTAACATGACAAACAATTGTGCTATGATCATTGTATGTATAAAGAATTGTGATGTTGGCACTTCACTTTTGTTACTGGTACTTCACTCTTTCTGTGATAGTTTCGAAATGAAGAAGTGAAGTTCCACTAACAAAAGGTGGAGTAAGTAACAACATCCCCTCTGCAAaagaaatatataaatgttcCAAATGTGAAAAGGCAAAAACAAGATTTATGGCAAGTAAATGCCTAACACGACAACCTGCAGACAGACTTGATCTCTTGTTATCTCACACATTATACTTTGACAATCATCGACCTCTCAGGTTGACAGGCTCCAAATCAGACCGGAATGGGAAAACATCAGCAGCAAAACAGAGGCCATCAAGCAGCTCAATCTCATTGTAACTAGAATCTTGCAGCTTGTAGAATATCATTTTTCTGAAGGCCTTCAGAAGAGCTACATCTGCATTGTAGAAACCTGCTGGGGAGGGAAATGATACCTCCTTTGCAAGCAAATCAATATTCACTTCTTTTATCAATTTCCATCTGGGATGTTTCCGGTCTAAAACACCCCATAAGTGTATATGCCCTTCCGGTGTTTTGCAAATGAATCCAAGTTTTCCTTGATACTCTACAAGTTGCTTGCATGAGTACTCGCAATTCTTGCATACAAGCTCAGGCAATGGAAAGGTGTGGTAAGTTTCTTGTTCATGATTGAAGGCAAGGACGTTATCATCAGTTGTGAGCCAGTATATCAATCCACTTGCATAAACAGACTGGTTATTGTCAAACATTTCCCCATGTGGCAACAAGATGTCCTCTGCTCTCCTCCATGACCATCTCTCTGAGTCAAAAATCTCGCAGTGGTAATTATAGAAATCCGGTCGCCTAAAACGTGGGAAATTGAAAGAAACCATGAGAATATGTAATCATTTTAGTTGATTACTGTGAGTGATGCATGAATTCTGATAGAGACTGAAAAAGTTACAAAACTTTTAAAGAGAGGGAAGAACAAAAATTTGCAGCTCATAGCTTATTTGCACAAGGAAGTTTATCTGGAAATAGATATCAACAACATCATCAGAGTATCACTTGGTTGTTGGAAGGAATATAAGGATTATTagttgttggaaattttgtgacTTAAATAGATAATGCAAGCAAATCTTCCCAATGTTgttatttttcataaaatttgacAGTTAAcatatgggaaaaaaaaagttatttcaCTATCCTAAAGCAAAGTGATATATGTGTTTCAAAATAATTAACGTTAAGGAAGTTAATCAGTAATGCTTGATATTTTTTCAATGGGCAGCTTAATTTCAGAAAAGCAACAAACAATCGAAAAATATTTTATCGAACGAAATCTAAGAATGAGCTGCTGAATTCATTGAAGTTTTTCAGAACTTCTATTATCTAGTCTGCTAAGGGGACAATTTTATTTTCTCTGACCCATGTACTTGACAGTTTGTCAATTACTAGTCAAattcctccaaaaaaaaaaaaaatcctagtcAATCAACAGTAACAGATTATTAACATTAGTGCGacagaaaaaatggaaaaaaatcatcaatacttACGAAACTTGTGGCCGTGAAATCCTGATAATTTTGTACCATAAAGGGTTGGAACGTAGCACCACCAAAGCAACTTTTAGAGTTGTTAGTCGCAACTTTGGATTAGGTAAATTTTGCCATTGCTGTGTACTAGGTTTGTACACGTAGTATCGATATTCTTTACCTTTTCGTCTCACACAACACAAAATTCCTTGCTTCGAAGAAGCTTGAATATTCATATCATCAGCCGGAGTTGGGGTTGATATTCTGATGCAGGTTTGATCATGCCCTTCTGGTGGCTGAGAATTGAACGACACAAACCGGAATTGATGCCGGTTTGCAACAAGATTTTGAATCAAGTAGCCATAGACATTGGAGGTATTTTTGCAGTAGCTAGGCATGAAATTTGACTCGTAAACAAGTCGATTCCAATCTTTGGATACCAATTTGCAAGTATCCAATGTGTTTAGTGAGGCTCGAGCAAGGATTTCGAATATTAAATCggaataaagatttgaaaaatcCATAATTGCAATGCCAAAGAACTTTTTCCCTGCCAGAATAGCCTGATTATTGACGGTATTTATAGACTTGAGAAGCAGAAACTTCAAGTTAAAGTAATAATAGACTATCTGCTAATTATTCCTTTTGCAGCCTTAGACCCCGCTTACGGTAATTTATATGGGTAGACTAGGTTCAATTGTTGTGTTTGTGTTtgtgtttgtgtttgtgtgtgttttccttttattctttttttttttttttgtttgaatccACTTTGGAATGGGATCAATTATTTTCCAAGTTAGAAACGCTATAAGCTTGAATCCacttttattacttttgttTTATCCCAAGTTATTCCTAACCGCCGTAAGTTTCCCAAGTTATTCCCAAGCTAACCCACTTTGCATattaccaaatacacaaatatgTGAATTTGTGTCAATTAGTATTACTGAGCAACAATTTTATATTTACCACTCTTTACGATTAACAATTTTATATTTATCACTCTTTAAGGAATTGCCTGTCTTTGTACATTTGTCTCGTAATGCACTCTAACACGTTATTATGATTATTAGTGTTTAATTTGTTCTTGGAAAATAGCCTCTCTTTTTTTATCCTCTCACCCCTCTCCGCACTCCTCCCCCAACTGTCAAGCAGCCCTACCTTAACCTCTCTTACCCTAACTACTGGATTCTACCTTAACTCCCCTCGCCTTGACTACTTCAAATCCTGAACCTAGTTGTGAGTGGAAAGGATTCTAAGAGTTCTGAGTCTTCTGACTCTCAACTATCATTATTATTCTATCATGTATATGATTCGAATTCTAACTTTAGTAGCGAGAAAGACTTCAAGTGTCCTACCTTGGCTACTGAATAGTTCTATTGAACTACATTATTATTGGGAATAGTGAATTGAATGAATCTTTGAGGCAAAATAATACATGTTGATCGCTCAAATATGTCCCGTGTGAATGGTCCAGCGGTAGCACCTCCAACTGCTATTCCTCCGAGCACATATCGTCCTTGGGCCGGGCTGGGTCGCAGGGGATTAGTTGGGCCCCGTAAAAATTGATCCGGACACCCttgtgttgaaaaaaaaaaaaaaaaagatcgcTCAAATATGGATCACTATATCTGTAGCCGATTTGGGCCATCAATCTCCAATTGGAAATATCATTCCCAGTCAATAGAGTGGTTGTATTTCCCTTAGAAGCCATTTATTTGTTCTTGCACTATCTGTTCAGATAATTGGTTTTTTAGGTAATCTATATAGCAATTTTTGTTCAAAAGCACACGTGAGATAAAACAGGTAATTATATTTAACCCCTCGTATGAGGGATTTTCTGGTCAGAGAAAAgagaaggttttttttttcgggtGTAAGTATTATTACCATTAATCACAAGAATTGCCAAATTCGAACTATTCCATATTTGATAACAGTGCCAAATAGCAGTATTACCATTCATATTCCTCTGTCATCTAGATTTTCTGCCCaatattaaaatttcaaatagtCAAATGAGTTGCAATTTTCACTTGCCCAAACAAATTTTATATTAATTCCTTAAAGATATACAAAAAGAATTAGAATGGacaaattgaaaaagaaattgaataTCAGGATATTGCCAAACTAATAATATTTCACTCGAATCAAGTGACAGAGCCACAATTCAATCAAAGAATTTCCCAACCCcaaaatgcaaaaaataaagaaaggacAAAAAGGttctcaaatcaaatcaaatcaaaacatTCCCCAAAAAAGCACAGCCCCCAAAGCAACCATAAACAAGCTGCCTTTGAACCTTGAAGCAGAGCTAGTAGGAGCCACAGCTGGACCTTGAAGAAATTCCTCCGCAGGAGAAGGAGCTGGAGAGATGAATATTCTGGTATGCCTTTCAGATATAACCACCACAAGCAATTTCTGGCCCTTTTCACAATGCCCCTGAGCTCCACTGATGAAATAGTATGGTCCAGAATGGTCTAGCTTAATTTTGGTATTCCCATCATTGTGTGCTTCAATTGGACTTGATGTGTTGCAGGTCACATAATCCTTCTTGTTCACCAGTAAAACAGAGTCTTTTGTCCCGTCATAATTCCATACTGCaccaaattaaaagaaaaaaatgaatatgatgggaaaaaaagaaaagtacagCAGGGGTTCctatccttttctttctttttcaaaaaaaattcagtCTTTAATAAAAATCAGCAGGATAAAAATTCAATAAAACTACAAAAAGGGAtgttttctctttgttttttttgccaaaaaggAATTTCAGTGTTGATAAATCAATATGACTAAAAAATAAGTAGAGTTGGGgttggtttctttcttttttttttgtaaaatagtCTTAATAAAAACCTATAGGATAAAATATTCGataaaactacaaaaaaaaaaatgcatgctTCTATTGCCTTTTTTGTCACACAGGAATTTCAGTGTTCATGAGAATCGAATAAAACGACAAAAGGGCTGTTTTTCTTTGTGCAATAGTAATATTACACAgcaataaaaaattcaaaacgaTATAAAATTTCAGTGTCAATAGATCCAGATCCGTAGGATGAGAAGTTGAATAAAACCATGGAAAGGGATGTGTCTTTATACTTTTAATATCTCAAggaatttgaagagaaattgATTAATTACCTAGAGAATCACCAATGACGAAACGTGCTTTTTGAGACCAGTTGTTGAGATGATCTGATTTGGAAGAAGGGATTTTCCAGGAATCTGGCTTGCCACCAACAAGAAGGTCTCTGTCAGCTTCAGAGaagctgaagaagaagaagcagaggAGACAAGAACCGACTAGTATAGTTGATGATGAAGAAGCCATTCTCAGAGTTCCTTTTTACTACTGCAGAAAAACACGCACAACACACACTAAAAGAGACACAGCGAGAGATAGGGAGAAAGAAAGATGATTTTCTGAGGCAGATGGAGATGGCTGTGGTTGGGGCGGGGAGGGGCATCTGTTTAAATAGAGGAGAAGGAAATCTAGCCGTTAGGAGGATTGTGGAGTTTGCAGTCTTTTGTCGGTTTTGGGTAACGGTAAAATTTGCAATAATTCATTTCTCGGTTTTCAGGACATAACGGTAAGAAGTTGGATGGACGATTACCGATTTTGCTGCACTTTGCAATAAAGATgaagaataaaaaatttgaagcaTGCTTGCCAAATTATGTGGTAAGATAAAATATTGAAAATGTCCTATTTGACAAAGAGAAATGTTATTTGTACTCGATGTTTTGTTATTTACACTCATACTATTTGTTTTATCAGATagtttaataaatgaaaactacATAATTAAAATGATATTGGGAGTGtgattaataaaaatgaaagtataaaTATTTTAACGAAACACGTTAGTATTGTTTTTGCACGCTTCTTGTAGCGTTTTACATGGCACTAGAATATTCTAATTACATCATCAAGCAAAGCAATATCTGGGTTTTGAAGTTAATTTAATACACTAAATGAGACGAGGTGTATAAAAGGTTAAGAAAAGGTTAATGAGGAAGGATATTGTAATTAACGTATTCTTGGGTAGGTTAGTGGATTATTTTGAGGTCATCTTGTTTTCATCAGTTGCTCCATCAATCATTAAGGCTAATGATATTAGCAGCTCTTAGCTAAGGCATttcataataaaaatttttaaaatatgatatatgtgaacgaaaaagataattgaaattGTGTAAAAGGAATATTTactaaaaaacataaaaatttttctccaaaaaatcaTAATCCAAATAAGGTCTTAACTTTTAAAGGCTGCACACATCTGGATAGAGATTTCTTGTGTATAAAATACAAAGCTTCTGTTATATCAAATCTAATCTAAACTACTACAAAAGTGAGAGTTTGCAATTGGAAGCTCAGATTTCATCCCCTTATTTCTGTGGActatggtgtaatttcattttgttAGAGTAGGGGATTACGGGTAGGGATTTGGTTCCTTTTCAACGAATTCTCTCTCTATTTCTTATACATGATATGTGCTTTTACTAGAAAGCAAAGGAGTATGATCATTTTAAATTTGACTAATCTTAACTcttattttattaaataaagACACATATTACATATTTAGATACACATTGTagaaaaatggagagagaaTCCACTATGCAGTGGAGCCAAATCCCTACTGGTGGGTGTCAATGTTTTGTGTGTGTTAGGCAAGGGAGCAGTGGGGATGACTTTTGTATTTGTGTCCAATTACGATTTTGCCCCCAAGTTCATCTCTCAAGCTTTTTCCACCCAGCCACGCTGTCTCCTCCTCCTTATCTTGTGCATTTCTTTCTATTAATCAGGTCCTCTCTTTCCCAAAAGtatagtaattttttaaatgaaatcatATCTAAAAGTCTAATttttgatatatataagataaaaaaataattaaaagtgtAAAACTTTCTTTTAGGGAAAAATGGCTTTTCAAACAAGGCCTAGTGTCCATCTGTTCTCTTTCTTAGATTGTCTTTTATTGTGTAGATATACCATAAACTCAAGTAATCGTCCGTGTGGTAATTAATTTCGTTTCTACTACCTTTGTTGATGAAATGGACTTTTTTATGCTTTCCTTTTCTTGGGGTTTTGGTTGGATTTGTCATTGTATTTGGGCTCCTTGTGTGCAGGTACGTTTTACTAGAATATGGTGCCGAGATGGATGAATGAAAGCTTCGAAATCAGCTTGCATTTTCTCCCCCCTTAGGAAGATGATTAAGTAGCAGGAGTCTGTCATGTGGCCGCCACTAACCCGCAGGCAACAACGTAATCTTGTGTTTTGATCAGTAAAGGTATTAAACGAGCTCCTTCCCTATCTTGTCTCAATTTGACAGAATTTAGGAAAGTGgaaacaatcaagtaaattgATTGAAGTTTCCAACTTTTTCCTGGCATTCTGCTTCGTTAAGTAAGAATAAATGGATTGATCGTTGAGGTCAAATAAGATTCTTGCAACGTTGTTATGAGATGTTATCTAAATTGGGTAAAAAATTTGGAGCTTTATTCTACTTCTATGTTGCTTCAGTTATGATTATTTTAGGTAGGATTAAATTATGAATTCACAGACATGGCTGGAGAAAGGGTTAGAACATTAACTCCATGACTGGCTTAATGTGGATAAACCCATATTGGTGATgtattatttttagaaaatttaagtGGTAAGAGTATGTCATATGGGGGGAATTATCATGTGTATGTTCTTCTCTCATATTATATAGCTGATAATTAGCTATTGTTGCTCCAGGAAAGGGGCCTCAGAAGAAGGCTGCAATAGGGAAAATAGTGTAATGTGAGGAAGATCAAGAGACATCCTAAGTAAGCAAAAGGC
It includes:
- the LOC113722502 gene encoding F-box protein At5g49610-like, with product MDFSNLYSDLIFEILARASLNTLDTCKLVSKDWNRLVYESNFMPSYCKNTSNVYGYLIQNLVANRHQFRFVSFNSQPPEGHDQTCIRISTPTPADDMNIQASSKQGILCCVRRKGKEYRYYVYKPSTQQWQNLPNPKLRLTTLKVALVVLRSNPLWYKIIRISRPQVSRPDFYNYHCEIFDSERWSWRRAEDILLPHGEMFDNNQSVYASGLIYWLTTDDNVLAFNHEQETYHTFPLPELVCKNCEYSCKQLVEYQGKLGFICKTPEGHIHLWGVLDRKHPRWKLIKEVNIDLLAKEVSFPSPAGFYNADVALLKAFRKMIFYKLQDSSYNEIELLDGLCFAADVFPFRSDLEPVNLRGR
- the LOC113722515 gene encoding early nodulin-like protein 15, producing MASSSSTILVGSCLLCFFFFSFSEADRDLLVGGKPDSWKIPSSKSDHLNNWSQKARFVIGDSLVWNYDGTKDSVLLVNKKDYVTCNTSSPIEAHNDGNTKIKLDHSGPYYFISGAQGHCEKGQKLLVVVISERHTRIFISPAPSPAEEFLQGPAVAPTSSASRFKGSLFMVALGAVLFWGMF